From the Mahella australiensis 50-1 BON genome, the window TTTTTGGTCTTCGCATTTATGCCCATGCCAAGTACATCGCCTAGCGTAGCTTTTGTGCCGGCAGGACCCGCAGGCAGCTCATACACGCCGCACTTGAAATCCACTTTGGTATCGAGGCTGTCTGCCGCGCCTCCCATAAACATAGCCACCTGTTGATTTTTAAACATCGTATCAAAACCGCGATCCTTTATCAACTGCTGCGACGGTACCATAGGGCTGTTAACCAGATCGGCATAGAACTTAAAAGCCGCTTTGGCTTCAGGAGTATCTATAGGTGAATTGCTAAAGTCCTCCGATATTACCTCGCCGCCATTTTGCCATATGAATACCTGAACCGGCGGCCAGCCGTTCAAAGTAAAACCCCATTGTTTCACATTTCCTTTATCAAAACCTGCTTCATCCGGATGTTTACCGTTCTGATCCACGGTTAACTTCTTAGCCGCATCTAAAAATTTATCCCAATTCCAGGAGTCATCCGGATAAGCGACTCCCGCTTTATCGAAAAGATCCTTATTGATATATAACACTACTGGCTGCTCAATCCATGGTAAACCGAATACAGAGTCTTTATACTTAAATGGTCCTAATGATGCTTCATAATAATCAGACAGCTCTGCCACTGGTTTATCGGACTTGGGTAGACGCTGCGTTATATCGAGCATGACGCCTCTGGCAGC encodes:
- a CDS encoding ABC transporter substrate-binding protein, which codes for MVKKLSLILSIVLLFSIIVTACTTKRPPSQENGQVNQPAQKVTIRLSTWAGADEAKELQAILDKLNSASDKYEIVQDSNPADYDTRLTTQLSGSSGPDIFWISAQRAAQFAARGVMLDITQRLPKSDKPVAELSDYYEASLGPFKYKDSVFGLPWIEQPVVLYINKDLFDKAGVAYPDDSWNWDKFLDAAKKLTVDQNGKHPDEAGFDKGNVKQWGFTLNGWPPVQVFIWQNGGEVISEDFSNSPIDTPEAKAAFKFYADLVNSPMVPSQQLIKDRGFDTMFKNQQVAMFMGGAADSLDTKVDFKCGVYELPAGPAGTKATLGDVLGMGINAKTKNRDVAFEAFLDLTDAIHQWKVMPPRKSMANMDTMKKLHPDREDAMQAIINSMEYARTYRYFGNYPDWDNIFWTQLMDPIVNNHADPEELIPKVKPQLDAVLKKSAE